GAGTCGGTCTTTTTGCTCAAGGTTGGCGCCAAGTCCACAAAGCACGAGGGGAAAATCGTTTAGTAACTGATGGACTCTATGCCTACGTACGTCATCCTCAGTACACCGGGTTGTTTATTGCACTGTTCGGTGAGGGTGTGGTGCATTGGCCAACTCTGTTTTCAATCGGTCTGTTTCCAGTGATTGTGCTTGTATACAAATGGTTAGCTCGACGTGAGGAACGGCATATGTTTGAAGAGTTTGGTAAAGACTACCTTGCTTACAAACAGCAAGTGCCAATGTTTATTCCTCAATGGGGTCAATGGCGTCAACTTGCCGCCGCCGCACGAGTTAAAAAGTAATATCAATACAGGATAAAGCTTTAATTCATACAAATCCTTAGAGTTAGCATGGTTAGATACGATTGGTTATCTTGAGCTTGAACCACATCATACAATAGTGAGGATTACTAAGATGGTCAAATCAAACTTAACAACAAGTACTTTAAGGATTGCCCCTGTTGGCAACAGTGTATCGTTGTTTCTACTCATTAGTTACCTGTTATGCATAGGCTTTGGCTTACTTGCACCCGAACAGATAAGTATGCATGAAGCTTGGGCGCCTCTGCTACCTGGCTTTGAGTGGTTGACGTGGACAGGTTTTCTAATTGGACTTGTAGAATCATATCTTTACGGTTGGTATTTCGCCATCTTGTTCGTGCCACTATATCGTTGGTTCGCAAAATAGGTCGAAGGTATTAGTGTATTAATAGTCAGCAAACCTTTTCAATTTGAGTAAATCGATTGCGCTAGTATTTATTAGTAGAATCAAGTGGATTGGATGCAGGCGATGATACCGCATCACTCGATTGCTATTTTGACCAGTTCGCGTGCTGATATCGAAGATCCACGTGTACGCCAGCTTGCTGATGACATTATCGAAGCACAAAAGCGTGAAATCGGTGAGATGCAAGCGCTTATTGATGAGTTGGAATAGGCAGTCACAAATTTTGAGCACTTTGTATTAGGTGTTATTAAGTAAGCAGACTATTGAGAGGTGTACGTTCACACACTAGCACTATATCATTACTTATACTAAGGAAATAACAAATAAGGAGTCCTTGTAATGGTTATTATGATGCACGGTATGATGAACGGGACTATGCACGGCATGATGAATGGATCGATGCACGGTATGGGTTGGGGAGAATCTATTGTCTCCTTATTGTTTACAGTACTGGTTTTTGCGGTACTGATATTGACTATTATGGCCTTACTCAAATATTTGCGTAATAAAGATTAAGTTCCAATTGAAACTTAATTTTCGAGATATCTAGATTAGTAATTAGATGAATAGCAATTAAAGGTTGATGATTGTGCTTTAAAAGCTTTATTTATTGTCTTCAAGGAGTGGTTTTATGAAACATATTGCCGATGAAAAATCTATCAAAGGTGGTCAGTACGATAAAGTACCGGAAAATTATAGCGGTACGGTCTATATTTGTCCTATGCATCCAGAAGTAAGAGATGTTGAAAAAAGTGACTGCCCAATATGTGGCATGTTTCTTAAGCCTGAAGACGAGGTTGCTGAATCCAACAACCATGAAGATAGTCATGCGCATTGTCATGGAGCGAATGCTAATAATAGTAATGAGGTAAATTCTGTCGAAGACGATAAGTACGACAAGATACCGGAAAATTACAGCGGTACGGTCTATATTTGTCCTATGCATCCAGAAGTAAGAGATGTTGAAAAAAGTGACTGCCCAATATGTGGCATGTTTCTTAAACCTGAAGACGAAGTTGCTAAAGATGATAGTCACGCTAGCTGTCATGGAAAGGATACTGATAGTAGCGGAGTAAAATCTGTTAAAGGCGGTAAATACGATAAAGTACCTGCTGATTACGATGGCACGGTATATACCTGTCCTATGCATCCTGAAGTGAGAGACGTTAGAAATAGCGGTTGTCCGATATGTGGTATGGCGCTTGAGCCCGAAACGCTTACTATCGGTGAAGAGGACACCTCAGAGCTTGACGACATGACTCGTCGTTTTTGGATATGTACCGTGTTGACTGTACCGCTATTAATATATGTGATGAGCGGTATGTTTGACTTAAACGTAGTTAATTTTAGTCAGTATGGTATCTCTTCAAAGATCTTACAATGGGCTGAGTTAGTGCTCGCGACCCCTGTAGTGCTTTGGGGCGCCGCCCCGTTTTTCGTCCGTGGCTGGCAGTCTATAAAAAGCCGCAATCTAAATATGTTTACCTTGATTGCGATAGGCGTAGGCGCTGCTTATATTTTTAGTATTGTCGCGACCTTTTTTCCCGATATTTTCCCAGACAGTTTCAGAGATGCCTCTGGTCAAGTCGGAGTCTACTATGAAGCGGCAGCGGTCATTGTGACCTTGGTGCTACTGGGTCAAGTATTAGAGCTCAAAGCTAGAAGTCAAACTTCAGGTGCGATTAGAGCTTTGCTTGAGCTCGCACCACCAACCGCAAGACGTGTCGATGAAAACGGTGAAGAAGTCGAAGTCTCGCTTGATGAGGTCGTCACTGGCGATAAGCTACGGGTTAAACCAGGTGAGAAACTACCCGTAGATGGTACAGTGATCGATGGTAATAGTAGTGTTGATGAATCAATGGTGACGGGTG
This sequence is a window from Psychrobacter jeotgali. Protein-coding genes within it:
- a CDS encoding methyltransferase family protein encodes the protein MNESFNHAGTWGLALIVIVLISWFFYRYFAPKNWREWAGAGVVQAFIIALYAEMYGFPLTIYLLVRFFGLDSQYVSASLWSTLVGLGETGMMISMLLGYAIAFLGVGLFAQGWRQVHKARGENRLVTDGLYAYVRHPQYTGLFIALFGEGVVHWPTLFSIGLFPVIVLVYKWLARREERHMFEEFGKDYLAYKQQVPMFIPQWGQWRQLAAAARVKK
- a CDS encoding DUF5676 family membrane protein, yielding MVKSNLTTSTLRIAPVGNSVSLFLLISYLLCIGFGLLAPEQISMHEAWAPLLPGFEWLTWTGFLIGLVESYLYGWYFAILFVPLYRWFAK
- a CDS encoding DUF305 domain-containing protein — translated: MQAMIPHHSIAILTSSRADIEDPRVRQLADDIIEAQKREIGEMQALIDELE